In a single window of the Pseudomonas oryzihabitans genome:
- the ruvA gene encoding Holliday junction branch migration protein RuvA: protein MIGRLRGTLAEKQPPHLLLDVGGVGYEVEVPMTTLYRLPAQGEVVTLHTHLVVREDAHLLYGFGEKRERELFRELIRLNGVGPKLALALMSSLEVDELVRCVQAQDTAALVKVPGVGKKTAERLLVELKDRFKAWENLPAIAPLVLPNQATVAASAEADAVSALVSLGFKPQEASRAVAAVEGEDLSSEELIRRALKGMV, encoded by the coding sequence GTGATCGGTCGTCTACGTGGCACCCTGGCGGAAAAGCAGCCGCCCCATCTCCTACTCGACGTGGGCGGAGTCGGCTACGAGGTCGAAGTGCCCATGACGACCCTTTATCGGCTGCCGGCCCAGGGCGAGGTCGTCACATTGCATACCCACCTCGTGGTACGGGAAGATGCGCACCTGCTGTACGGGTTCGGTGAAAAACGCGAGCGTGAGCTGTTTCGCGAGCTGATCCGGCTCAACGGTGTCGGTCCCAAGCTGGCCCTGGCGTTGATGTCCAGTCTCGAGGTGGATGAATTGGTTCGCTGTGTGCAAGCCCAGGACACGGCCGCCCTGGTCAAGGTGCCCGGAGTGGGTAAGAAGACCGCCGAGCGCCTGCTGGTCGAGCTGAAGGACCGTTTCAAGGCCTGGGAAAATCTGCCCGCGATCGCTCCCCTGGTGTTGCCGAACCAGGCCACCGTCGCGGCCAGCGCCGAGGCCGATGCGGTCAGCGCCCTGGTCTCCCTGGGCTTCAAGCCGCAGGAAGCCAGTCGCGCCGTTGCCGCCGTGGAAGGGGAAGACCTTTCCAGCGAGGAACTCATCCGTCGCGCCCTGAAGGGCATGGTCTGA
- the ruvC gene encoding crossover junction endodeoxyribonuclease RuvC: protein MSLYERLPPDAPGTLVLGIDPGSRLTGFGVVRDTGRGCEYVASGCIRTGNGPLPERLQIVYRGVRDVIAQYGPVTMGIEQVFMARNADSALKLGQARGAAIVAGAEGGLEISEYTASQVKQAVVGNGGADKQQVMLMVMHLLRLTEKPQIDASDALAIALCHAHTRQSLVPHGLLATRRRGGRLRL, encoded by the coding sequence ATGTCCCTCTACGAGCGCCTGCCGCCAGATGCTCCGGGCACCCTGGTCCTGGGTATCGATCCGGGCTCCCGGCTGACCGGCTTTGGCGTGGTGCGCGACACCGGGCGCGGCTGCGAATACGTGGCCTCGGGCTGCATCCGTACCGGTAACGGTCCGTTGCCGGAACGGTTGCAGATCGTCTATCGCGGGGTGCGCGACGTCATCGCCCAGTACGGGCCGGTCACCATGGGCATCGAGCAGGTGTTCATGGCACGCAACGCCGATTCGGCGCTCAAGCTGGGTCAGGCCCGCGGCGCGGCCATCGTGGCCGGCGCCGAGGGTGGCCTGGAGATCTCCGAGTACACCGCGAGCCAGGTCAAGCAGGCCGTGGTTGGCAACGGCGGGGCGGACAAGCAGCAGGTGATGCTGATGGTCATGCACCTGCTGCGGCTGACCGAAAAGCCGCAGATCGACGCCTCCGACGCCCTGGCCATCGCCCTGTGCCATGCCCATACACGGCAGAGTCTGGTGCCCCATGGCCTGTTGGCGACCCGTCGACGCGGCGGCCGGCTGCGTCTCTAG
- a CDS encoding YebC/PmpR family DNA-binding transcriptional regulator: protein MAGHSKWANIKHRKERQDAKKGKIFTKIIRELTVAARQGGGIPADNPRLRLAVDKALTANMTRDTIDRAIARGVGAGEGENVEELTYEGYAPSGVAIIVEAMTDNRNRTAAEVRHAFNKCGGNLGTDGSVAYLFERKGQISYAPGLDEDALMEAALEAGADDVVANDDGSIDVFTSFADFIAVNEALTAAGYKADEAEVTMIPSTSATLDLDTAQKVLKLIDMLEDLDDVQNVYSNAEIPDDVMAQLG, encoded by the coding sequence ATGGCCGGTCATTCCAAATGGGCCAACATCAAGCATCGCAAAGAACGCCAGGATGCCAAGAAAGGCAAGATCTTCACCAAGATCATCCGTGAGCTGACCGTGGCCGCGCGCCAGGGCGGTGGCATTCCGGCCGACAACCCTCGCCTGCGTCTGGCGGTGGACAAGGCGCTCACCGCCAACATGACCCGCGACACCATCGACCGGGCCATCGCCCGTGGTGTGGGCGCCGGTGAAGGCGAGAACGTCGAGGAACTGACCTATGAGGGTTACGCTCCGAGCGGCGTCGCCATCATCGTCGAAGCCATGACCGACAACCGCAACCGCACCGCGGCCGAAGTCCGGCATGCCTTCAACAAGTGCGGTGGCAACCTGGGCACCGATGGTTCGGTCGCCTATCTGTTCGAGCGCAAGGGCCAGATCAGCTACGCCCCCGGCCTGGACGAAGACGCCCTGATGGAAGCCGCCCTGGAAGCGGGTGCCGATGACGTGGTGGCCAACGATGATGGCTCCATCGACGTCTTCACCAGCTTCGCCGACTTCATCGCCGTCAACGAAGCCCTGACCGCTGCCGGCTACAAGGCCGACGAAGCCGAGGTGACCATGATCCCCTCGACTTCCGCGACCCTGGACCTGGACACCGCGCAAAAGGTGCTCAAGCTGATCGACATGCTCGAAGACCTGGACGACGTGCAGAACGTCTATTCCAACGCCGAAATCCCCGACGACGTCATGGCGCAGCTCGGCTGA